Proteins encoded by one window of Brevibacterium atlanticum:
- a CDS encoding CPBP family intramembrane glutamic endopeptidase — MNTQTHNQAGFAEEPGIMTGTTTAHAEAPDTTTSRSDAVDAKGRPLAVVPHRVPWLEVGIFIVVAFGLAWLACLPLWLSDEGIGDPVALLICGSAMMFSPLVAGIVAHIVQRRRARDRGEAMSSAPRYFGFWPLRPFGRVIWMTVAAFFGIMVLVVLGYLVAAAFGWGRFDFTGLSAFKEQVATLPGMSSIPVAVAVVGYLLLMIAGSLANFGVTIGEEFGWRGWLLTSLRPLGTWPALLIVGVIWGLWHAPLILLGYNFNRPDIVGLGLMVGGCVTLGILFGWLRLRTGSVWPAVAAHAALNGSAGMLLGLFLTAGAPAPDSALVAYLGVSGWIVSALVTVVLVATGQFREQPELGFKKATPTEAVPQPTAHVQNP; from the coding sequence GTGAACACGCAGACGCACAATCAGGCAGGATTCGCCGAGGAACCCGGCATCATGACCGGCACCACCACCGCCCACGCCGAGGCGCCCGACACGACGACCTCCCGCTCCGACGCAGTCGATGCGAAGGGACGCCCGCTCGCGGTCGTGCCCCACCGCGTGCCGTGGCTCGAGGTCGGCATCTTCATCGTCGTCGCGTTCGGGCTCGCCTGGCTCGCGTGCCTGCCGCTGTGGCTCTCGGATGAGGGGATCGGCGATCCTGTGGCGCTCCTCATCTGCGGAAGCGCCATGATGTTCTCTCCGCTGGTCGCCGGCATCGTGGCTCACATCGTTCAACGCCGGAGAGCCCGCGACCGGGGTGAGGCGATGTCCAGCGCACCGCGCTACTTCGGATTCTGGCCGTTGCGTCCGTTCGGTAGGGTCATCTGGATGACGGTGGCCGCCTTCTTCGGCATCATGGTGCTCGTCGTCCTCGGCTACCTTGTGGCCGCAGCCTTCGGCTGGGGTCGATTCGACTTCACCGGACTGTCTGCGTTCAAGGAGCAGGTGGCCACGCTTCCGGGCATGAGCTCGATCCCCGTGGCAGTCGCCGTCGTCGGCTACCTGCTGCTCATGATCGCGGGATCGTTGGCCAACTTCGGTGTCACTATCGGCGAGGAGTTCGGATGGCGGGGATGGCTGCTGACGAGCCTTCGTCCTCTGGGGACCTGGCCGGCGCTGCTCATCGTCGGCGTGATCTGGGGCCTGTGGCACGCGCCGCTCATCCTGCTCGGATACAACTTCAACCGTCCCGACATCGTCGGACTCGGACTCATGGTCGGCGGCTGCGTCACTCTCGGCATCCTCTTCGGCTGGCTACGGCTGCGCACCGGTTCGGTGTGGCCGGCCGTTGCGGCGCACGCAGCCCTCAACGGATCGGCAGGGATGCTGCTGGGACTGTTCCTCACCGCTGGTGCACCGGCGCCCGACTCCGCCCTCGTCGCTTACCTCGGGGTCTCCGGATGGATCGTCTCCGCCCTTGTCACCGTGGTGCTCGTGGCAACCGGGCAGTTCCGCGAGCAGCCGGAACTGGGGTTCAAGAAGGCCACCCCCACCGAGGCGGTTCCGCAGCCGACCGCCCACGTGCAGAACCCCTGA
- a CDS encoding isochorismatase family protein produces the protein MVKALLIVDVQNDFTEGGALGVTGGDRVAEGITRHLAAHDGDYGAVIASRDWHDPDSDNGGHFSDTPDFVDSWPIHCVAGTTGAEYDPLLDTAPITHHVRKGQGRPDYSAFQGTTETGSSLGELLHELTVTEVDVVGIATDHCVRASALDALDSGAKARVLTDLVAGVGEDSSEAALAEIEAAGGELA, from the coding sequence ATGGTCAAGGCACTCCTCATCGTCGATGTCCAGAACGACTTCACCGAAGGCGGCGCCCTCGGGGTGACCGGCGGTGACCGCGTGGCCGAAGGCATCACGCGCCACCTCGCTGCTCACGACGGGGACTACGGTGCCGTCATCGCCTCCCGAGACTGGCACGATCCGGACAGCGACAATGGCGGACACTTCAGCGACACCCCGGACTTCGTCGACAGCTGGCCCATCCACTGCGTCGCCGGAACGACCGGGGCCGAATACGACCCGCTGCTGGACACCGCGCCCATCACCCATCACGTCCGCAAAGGGCAAGGCCGACCCGACTATTCGGCCTTCCAAGGGACCACGGAAACGGGGAGCAGCCTCGGCGAGCTTCTTCACGAACTCACCGTCACCGAGGTGGACGTCGTCGGCATCGCCACCGACCATTGCGTGCGCGCCTCCGCCCTCGACGCGTTGGACTCGGGCGCGAAGGCCCGCGTGCTCACCGACCTCGTCGCCGGAGTCGGCGAGGACTCGTCGGAAGCCGCTCTGGCAGAGATAGAGGCGGCGGGCGGAGAACTCGCCTGA
- a CDS encoding DoxX family protein, whose amino-acid sequence MIFGSSLLQTAGRMLTAPIFITGGLSAIKDPAGKAAMAESTLDAIREYVPALPDDNELLVRINGGVQILAGATLLLGIKPRLSALALAGSLVPTTLAGHSFWEMEGGEAKAHQTQFSKNLAALGGLLLIAGDGDNTKAIEKAAAKAAKKAEKRALKQA is encoded by the coding sequence GTGATTTTTGGATCATCGCTGCTGCAGACGGCAGGACGCATGCTCACCGCCCCGATCTTCATCACCGGTGGCTTGTCGGCCATCAAGGATCCGGCCGGAAAGGCTGCGATGGCCGAGTCGACGCTCGATGCCATCCGCGAGTACGTCCCCGCGCTGCCCGATGACAACGAGTTGCTCGTGCGCATCAACGGCGGAGTGCAGATTCTCGCCGGTGCGACACTCCTGCTCGGCATCAAGCCGCGACTCTCGGCGCTGGCGCTCGCCGGCTCCCTCGTCCCGACCACGCTGGCCGGGCACTCCTTCTGGGAGATGGAGGGCGGCGAGGCGAAGGCCCACCAGACTCAGTTCTCGAAGAACCTCGCCGCCCTCGGCGGACTTCTCCTCATCGCCGGAGACGGCGACAACACCAAGGCCATTGAGAAGGCTGCTGCGAAGGCTGCGAAGAAGGCCGAGAAGCGCGCCCTCAAGCAGGCCTGA
- a CDS encoding MMPL family transporter: MNPFLANSARTLTSKRGSWLVLGGVVVLVALLFGLLSGAGEDRANETAPADSESTQAQQTLDKFPEAEKQSVMVVASNDDGSAISSDEQRDLGTLGTTLSDYADQLKSDSGDSAVGSGDAGSDNSGARPVMSDDGKAALLMVPIEVGLNNADTADTVDDLRTTIADDPTATGLTDQGMSLLVTGGPAIGADIASAFNGADFTLLIVTIVIAALLLIITYRSPILWLLPLIVIGTADGLASTVTAAVGDWLDLQFDAGIISVLVFGAGANYALLLISRYREELRRFSDHRTALAEAWTHTATTILASNLTVVLSLLSLVFAIIPGTRGLGITAAVGLLISAAAVLFALPPVLAICGKRVFWPFVPKADDALTEQSSDEDTTPAEAAPHSVRELADRAAGTKDRAASAKPSIWRRIATAVVRRPGRHLGAGIVILGIMATGFIGSSIGLDQTEKFRVQSESAQGLDVLADHFPPGESQPIWILANTDHADQVVDSVSDMDGVVRASAIDDTRIDGTSVTKIMVIGVYEPDSAKGLDLVEDIRTDVHAVDGADAQVGGAAATELDARDGNQQDFFTIVPMVLAISFIILLIILRAPLAAVTLLAVNVVSSAAAIGLGAFLSRTFFGQSALDAQVPILAFLFLVALGIDYSIFLAHRAKKESVLHGGRQGMIEAVAHTGGVITSAGIVLAGVFAALGMLPLMVLGQLGLIVGVGVLVDTILVRTIIVPAIFGLGGDRMWWPNKEITHRSTDKLAADQSQNEQSTQLQPH; this comes from the coding sequence ATGAACCCATTCCTCGCGAATTCCGCCCGCACACTGACATCGAAGCGCGGTTCGTGGCTCGTCCTCGGCGGGGTCGTCGTCCTCGTCGCTCTCCTCTTCGGGCTCCTGTCCGGGGCAGGGGAGGACCGGGCCAATGAAACCGCACCGGCTGACTCCGAATCCACCCAGGCCCAGCAGACCCTCGACAAGTTCCCCGAGGCGGAGAAGCAGTCCGTCATGGTCGTGGCCTCGAACGACGACGGCTCCGCCATCAGCTCGGACGAGCAGAGGGACCTGGGCACACTCGGCACGACACTGAGTGACTACGCCGACCAACTGAAGTCGGACTCCGGCGATTCGGCCGTAGGCTCCGGTGACGCAGGTTCCGACAACTCCGGTGCCCGACCGGTCATGAGCGACGACGGCAAGGCCGCACTGCTCATGGTTCCCATCGAGGTCGGACTCAACAACGCCGACACCGCCGACACCGTCGACGACCTGCGCACCACCATCGCCGACGACCCGACCGCAACCGGACTCACCGACCAGGGCATGTCCCTGCTGGTCACCGGTGGTCCGGCGATCGGCGCCGACATCGCCTCGGCGTTCAACGGCGCCGACTTCACCCTGCTCATCGTCACCATCGTCATCGCCGCCCTGCTGCTCATCATCACTTACCGCTCGCCGATCCTGTGGCTGCTGCCGCTCATCGTCATCGGTACCGCCGACGGACTCGCCTCGACCGTGACCGCGGCCGTCGGCGACTGGCTCGATCTGCAGTTCGACGCAGGCATCATCAGCGTCCTCGTCTTCGGTGCCGGCGCGAACTACGCCCTCCTGCTGATCTCCCGCTACCGCGAGGAGCTGCGCCGCTTCTCCGACCACCGCACCGCCCTCGCCGAGGCCTGGACGCACACCGCCACGACGATCCTCGCCTCGAACCTCACCGTCGTCCTGTCCCTGCTCAGCCTCGTCTTCGCCATCATCCCCGGCACCCGCGGCCTGGGCATCACCGCCGCCGTCGGCCTCCTCATCTCCGCGGCCGCCGTCCTCTTCGCGCTGCCGCCCGTGCTCGCGATCTGCGGCAAGCGCGTGTTCTGGCCCTTCGTTCCGAAGGCCGACGACGCGCTCACCGAGCAGAGCTCGGATGAAGACACCACCCCCGCCGAGGCGGCCCCGCACTCGGTGCGGGAGCTCGCCGACCGAGCGGCGGGCACCAAGGACAGGGCCGCCTCGGCGAAACCGTCGATCTGGCGGCGAATCGCCACGGCTGTGGTGCGCCGACCTGGGCGCCACCTCGGTGCCGGCATCGTCATCCTCGGCATCATGGCCACCGGCTTCATCGGGTCCTCGATCGGACTCGACCAGACCGAGAAGTTCCGGGTCCAGTCCGAATCGGCGCAGGGCCTCGACGTCCTGGCCGACCACTTCCCGCCCGGGGAATCGCAGCCGATCTGGATCCTCGCGAACACCGATCACGCTGATCAGGTCGTCGATTCGGTCTCCGACATGGACGGGGTCGTACGCGCCTCAGCGATCGATGACACACGCATCGATGGCACCTCGGTCACGAAGATCATGGTCATCGGCGTTTACGAACCCGACAGCGCGAAGGGGCTCGACCTCGTCGAGGACATCCGCACCGACGTCCACGCCGTCGACGGAGCCGACGCCCAGGTCGGAGGGGCCGCGGCGACCGAGCTCGACGCCCGCGACGGCAACCAGCAGGACTTCTTCACGATCGTCCCGATGGTGCTGGCGATCAGCTTCATCATCCTGCTGATCATCCTCCGCGCCCCGCTCGCGGCGGTGACCCTGCTAGCGGTCAACGTCGTATCCTCGGCGGCGGCCATCGGTCTCGGTGCCTTCCTGTCGCGGACGTTCTTCGGGCAGTCGGCCCTCGATGCACAGGTGCCGATCCTTGCGTTCCTCTTCCTCGTCGCACTCGGCATCGACTATTCGATCTTCCTCGCCCACCGGGCGAAGAAGGAATCGGTGCTCCACGGCGGACGGCAGGGCATGATCGAGGCCGTCGCCCACACTGGCGGGGTCATCACCAGCGCCGGCATCGTCCTGGCCGGAGTGTTCGCAGCCCTCGGCATGCTGCCGCTCATGGTGCTCGGCCAGCTGGGCCTCATCGTCGGAGTCGGCGTGCTCGTCGACACGATCCTCGTACGCACGATCATCGTCCCCGCGATCTTCGGACTCGGCGGTGACCGGATGTGGTGGCCGAACAAGGAGATCACCCACCGCTCGACCGATAAGCTGGCAGCAGACCAGTCACAGAACGAGCAGTCGACACAGCTGCAGCCGCACTGA
- a CDS encoding GrpB family protein, giving the protein MTHPPADGSPDQGPGREAPPAGGESVDPMFAEVADIVTFIDAPEPDLWIRPSTPPVTIEIVDHDPAWTDHYADLADQVRDSLAPQGSFVGIDHVGSTSVPGLKAKPILDLALVVIDPRDEDDYVPALNSIGLDLTVREPAWYQHRLLKRLDPEPGQLHCNLHVFGPRCAEVARMRLFRDHLRIHPDDRERYQAVKLASAAQSNAAGETVTDYNARKQSVLREIYHHVFASRGWV; this is encoded by the coding sequence ATGACTCACCCGCCCGCGGACGGATCCCCTGACCAGGGTCCTGGCCGTGAGGCTCCGCCGGCAGGCGGCGAATCCGTCGACCCGATGTTCGCCGAGGTGGCTGACATCGTCACATTCATCGACGCACCGGAACCAGACCTCTGGATCCGCCCGAGCACACCTCCCGTCACGATCGAGATCGTCGATCACGATCCGGCGTGGACCGACCACTATGCTGATCTCGCGGACCAGGTCCGCGACTCGCTCGCCCCGCAGGGATCGTTCGTCGGCATCGACCACGTGGGGTCCACCTCGGTGCCGGGCCTGAAGGCGAAGCCGATCCTCGACCTCGCACTCGTCGTCATCGATCCCCGGGACGAAGACGACTACGTGCCCGCGCTCAACTCGATCGGCCTAGACCTCACCGTCCGCGAGCCGGCCTGGTATCAACACCGCCTGCTCAAACGCCTCGACCCCGAGCCAGGGCAGTTGCACTGCAATCTTCACGTCTTCGGGCCACGGTGCGCGGAAGTCGCGCGTATGCGACTCTTCCGCGACCACCTGCGGATTCATCCGGACGACCGCGAGCGCTATCAGGCGGTGAAGCTCGCCTCGGCTGCGCAGTCGAACGCTGCGGGCGAGACCGTCACGGACTACAACGCCCGCAAACAGTCGGTGCTCCGCGAGATCTACCATCACGTCTTCGCCAGCAGAGGCTGGGTCTGA